Proteins encoded in a region of the Isosphaeraceae bacterium EP7 genome:
- a CDS encoding c-type cytochrome → MWYAPRPARRLLVVGAVALLPLGWVAALSAEGPAPTGPLSPADERATLRLADPDLTIGLVAAEPDIASPVAVAWDADGALFVAEMTDYPVGPKSGKVRRLEDRDGDGRYEIVTTYADGLNFPSGLLPWAGGVLVTAAPDIVFVKDNDGDGVADERRVVLTGFVEGNQQLRVNGLSWGADNWVYAANGRSDGLIRRPGDPADKALALGRHDFRFRPDTGEVQLISGFSQFGLPRDDWGNRFPSWNTIPVRHVVLEEATLARNPYLAESSTVAPILDPADGGRVFPISPSPTTFNRESTAYFNASCGPTIARGGALGEGYRGNAFVCESLTNLVQRRILEPRGATFLARRAEPDREFLASTDPSFRPVNLANGPDGALYVVDFYREMVEHPQFVPEDLRKSVDFRRWNNRGRLWRIARRDSMAGTLPRLGKAPTTELVAALSHPDGWWRDTAQRLIVERHDTAAVPALVELAAGGKTPLGRAHALWTLDGLGSLDDASLSGALADPSAGVREAAARLAAGRRGLADALIKAADDPEIRVRMRAAIALGDLDDARVPAALARVAARDSGDEWARLAVLSGLRRTAWTFLQALIEAKPGWLASADPDQGRMLAMAASIVGASDRPDEVRALAARLTPGAGESSVDGRLALLSGLSDGLARAGKPLRLRMSEDAGFAGIEALLDRSAEVVASADAAPEARARALAVLALCRPEAASSVVPSLLRAGQPDSVQSAAARSIGEVDSPGLATTILAEWAGLSTRVRREVLASLTRSVPLASVLVDAIEADTIALTELSPADRDALRLTPDTKLRGRVEALLAGSTPPDRAAVVRAFQPTLNLGGDARRGGELFAKNCLTCHQRQGRGARVGPDLSGVAGRPAPALLKDILDPNADVSAEFVAFLVVTKRGQTLSGLLVEETGSSLKLRAAEGVEQSVLRSEVEAMRPSGRTLMPEGLEEALGAQGLADVIAYLKSP, encoded by the coding sequence ATGTGGTATGCGCCTCGTCCCGCCCGTCGACTCCTCGTCGTCGGGGCGGTCGCCTTGCTTCCCTTGGGCTGGGTCGCGGCCCTTTCGGCCGAGGGGCCAGCCCCGACCGGGCCCCTCTCGCCGGCCGACGAGCGGGCGACCCTGCGGCTGGCCGACCCCGACCTGACGATCGGCCTGGTCGCCGCCGAGCCCGACATCGCCAGCCCGGTGGCCGTGGCCTGGGACGCCGACGGGGCGCTCTTCGTCGCCGAGATGACCGACTACCCGGTCGGCCCGAAGTCGGGCAAGGTCCGCCGGCTGGAAGATCGCGACGGCGATGGCCGATACGAGATCGTCACGACCTATGCCGATGGGCTGAACTTCCCGAGCGGCCTCCTGCCCTGGGCGGGAGGGGTGCTGGTCACCGCCGCCCCCGACATCGTCTTCGTCAAGGACAATGACGGCGACGGCGTGGCCGATGAGCGCCGCGTGGTGCTGACGGGCTTCGTTGAGGGGAACCAGCAGCTCCGCGTGAACGGGCTGAGCTGGGGGGCCGACAACTGGGTGTACGCCGCCAACGGCCGCAGCGACGGCCTGATTCGTCGACCGGGCGATCCGGCCGACAAGGCCCTGGCCCTCGGCCGGCATGACTTCCGCTTCAGGCCCGACACCGGTGAGGTCCAGCTCATCTCGGGATTCAGCCAGTTCGGCCTGCCCCGCGACGATTGGGGCAACCGCTTCCCGTCCTGGAACACGATCCCGGTCCGCCACGTCGTGCTCGAAGAGGCCACGCTGGCTCGCAACCCCTACCTGGCCGAGTCGTCGACCGTTGCGCCGATCCTCGACCCCGCCGACGGCGGCCGGGTCTTCCCCATTAGCCCGTCGCCGACCACCTTCAACCGCGAATCGACCGCCTACTTCAACGCGAGCTGCGGCCCGACGATCGCCCGCGGCGGTGCGCTGGGAGAGGGCTATCGCGGCAACGCATTCGTCTGCGAGTCCCTGACGAACCTGGTGCAGCGGCGGATCCTGGAGCCGCGCGGGGCGACCTTCCTGGCACGAAGAGCAGAGCCCGACCGCGAGTTCCTGGCGTCGACCGACCCCTCGTTCCGGCCTGTGAACCTGGCGAACGGGCCCGACGGGGCCCTGTACGTGGTCGACTTCTACCGCGAGATGGTCGAGCACCCGCAGTTCGTGCCCGAGGACCTGCGCAAGTCGGTCGACTTCCGCCGCTGGAACAACCGAGGCCGACTCTGGCGCATCGCCAGGCGGGACTCGATGGCCGGCACCCTGCCCCGCCTGGGCAAGGCCCCGACCACCGAACTCGTCGCCGCGCTGTCGCACCCCGACGGCTGGTGGCGTGACACGGCCCAGAGGCTGATCGTCGAACGGCACGACACGGCGGCGGTCCCGGCGCTGGTCGAGCTGGCGGCGGGCGGTAAGACCCCGCTAGGCCGTGCCCATGCCCTCTGGACGCTTGACGGCCTGGGATCGCTCGATGACGCCTCGCTGTCCGGTGCGCTCGCCGATCCTTCGGCCGGAGTGCGCGAGGCCGCCGCCAGGCTTGCGGCCGGCCGCCGTGGGCTGGCTGACGCCTTGATCAAGGCGGCCGACGACCCCGAGATCAGGGTCCGGATGCGGGCGGCGATCGCGCTGGGTGATCTGGACGACGCACGCGTTCCGGCGGCGCTGGCGCGGGTGGCCGCGCGGGACTCGGGCGACGAGTGGGCACGCCTGGCGGTGCTGAGCGGGTTGCGCCGGACGGCCTGGACATTCTTGCAGGCGTTGATCGAGGCGAAGCCCGGCTGGCTGGCCTCGGCCGACCCCGACCAGGGCCGGATGCTGGCGATGGCGGCCTCGATCGTCGGGGCCAGCGATCGGCCCGACGAGGTCCGGGCGCTGGCCGCGCGGTTGACCCCCGGTGCGGGAGAGTCCTCGGTCGACGGCCGGCTCGCGCTGTTGTCCGGGCTGTCCGACGGCCTGGCCCGAGCCGGCAAGCCGCTGCGATTGCGAATGTCCGAAGACGCCGGATTCGCAGGGATCGAAGCCCTACTCGACCGCTCGGCCGAAGTCGTCGCCTCGGCTGACGCGGCTCCCGAGGCACGCGCCCGGGCGCTCGCCGTGCTGGCCCTTTGCCGCCCCGAGGCAGCCTCCTCGGTCGTCCCCTCGCTGCTCCGCGCCGGCCAGCCCGACTCGGTGCAGTCGGCCGCCGCCCGATCGATCGGCGAGGTCGACTCGCCCGGCCTGGCCACGACGATCCTGGCGGAATGGGCGGGGCTCTCCACCCGCGTCCGGCGCGAGGTCCTGGCCTCCTTGACCCGCTCGGTGCCGCTGGCCTCGGTCCTGGTCGACGCGATCGAGGCCGACACGATCGCCCTGACGGAGCTGTCGCCTGCCGACCGCGACGCCCTGCGGCTGACGCCCGACACCAAGCTTCGCGGTCGGGTCGAGGCGTTGCTCGCCGGCTCGACCCCGCCGGATCGAGCCGCGGTGGTCCGGGCCTTCCAGCCGACCCTGAACCTGGGCGGCGACGCCCGACGCGGCGGCGAGCTGTTCGCGAAAAACTGCCTGACCTGCCACCAGCGCCAGGGACGTGGGGCCCGCGTGGGCCCCGATCTGTCCGGCGTGGCGGGACGGCCGGCACCGGCCTTGCTCAAGGATATCCTCGACCCCAATGCCGACGTCTCGGCCGAGTTCGTCGCCTTCCTCGTCGTCACCAAGCGGGGCCAGACCCTCTCGGGACTGCTGGTCGAGGAGACGGGCTCGAGCCTCAAGCTGCGGGCCGCCGAGGGGGTCGAGCAGTCGGTCCTCCGCTCCGAAGTCGAGGCGATGCGGCCCAGTGGGCGGACCCTGATGCCCGAGGGGCTCGAAGAAGCCCTCGGGGCACAGGGCCTGGCCGACGTGATCGCCTATCTCAAGTCGCCCTGA
- the rtcA gene encoding RNA 3'-terminal phosphate cyclase: MDWLRILAGGNQPQAPVSAKRWVAHDGHGDLASAPHRAPTTREPRGATSMPNNSKIVTLDGSAGEGGGQILRTALTLSMLTGRSFRLTGVRANRSNPGLRPQHLMAVRAAATLCNADVTGDSVGSADLTFRPGTLDPRDLDLDIGTAGSTALVLQTLHLPLATRSDRAVLLRLNGGTFNEAAPSEPFLLSTWKAHLDAIGLPIGLTSPRAGFYPRGSGRLDAWIEPGQPRAIVLDGRGPLTRITGIAGVAGLDRGIADRLKAQAEASLADLGVEIDIRIIEWQASSPGAALSLTAHHGPDSIPATFVGLGRRGLPAESVAGDAVAQLLAFEARDGAVDSHSADQILLPLALAEGRSIYNVTEVTGHLRTNAKTITAFLDRAIDIEEAGDGTGRVVIR, from the coding sequence ATGGATTGGCTCCGAATTCTGGCCGGCGGGAACCAACCACAAGCCCCGGTGTCTGCCAAGCGCTGGGTCGCCCACGACGGGCACGGCGACCTTGCCTCGGCCCCGCATCGTGCCCCGACAACCCGCGAACCGCGGGGGGCGACCTCCATGCCGAACAACTCGAAGATTGTGACGCTTGATGGCTCGGCCGGCGAAGGCGGCGGCCAGATCCTGCGGACGGCTCTGACGCTGTCGATGCTCACCGGGCGTTCCTTTCGCCTGACCGGCGTGCGGGCCAACCGCTCGAATCCCGGGCTTCGACCCCAGCACCTGATGGCCGTCCGGGCCGCCGCAACCCTTTGCAACGCCGATGTGACCGGCGATTCAGTCGGCTCCGCGGACCTGACCTTCCGCCCCGGCACGCTCGACCCGCGTGACCTCGACCTGGATATCGGCACCGCCGGCTCGACAGCCCTCGTGCTCCAGACGCTGCACCTGCCGCTGGCCACCCGCTCCGACCGCGCGGTGCTCCTGCGGCTGAACGGCGGAACCTTCAACGAGGCCGCCCCCAGCGAACCGTTCCTCCTCTCCACCTGGAAGGCCCATCTGGACGCGATCGGCCTGCCGATCGGGTTGACCAGCCCCCGCGCCGGCTTCTACCCCCGAGGCAGCGGCCGACTGGACGCCTGGATCGAGCCCGGACAGCCCAGGGCGATCGTCCTCGACGGCCGGGGCCCGCTGACCAGGATCACCGGCATCGCCGGGGTCGCAGGCCTCGACCGAGGCATCGCCGACCGGCTCAAGGCACAGGCCGAGGCCAGCCTGGCTGACCTGGGGGTCGAGATCGACATCAGGATCATCGAGTGGCAGGCCTCCAGCCCGGGCGCCGCCCTCTCGCTGACCGCGCATCACGGGCCAGACTCCATCCCCGCGACCTTCGTCGGCCTTGGCCGCAGAGGGCTGCCCGCCGAGTCGGTCGCCGGCGACGCGGTCGCCCAGTTGCTCGCGTTCGAAGCCCGCGACGGCGCCGTCGACTCGCACTCGGCCGACCAGATCTTGCTGCCGCTGGCCCTGGCCGAGGGCCGCAGCATCTACAACGTCACCGAGGTGACCGGCCACCTGCGGACCAACGCGAAGACCATCACGGCCTTCCTCGACCGGGCCATCGACATTGAGGAGGCCGGCGACGGCACGGGGCGAGTCGTTATTCGCTGA
- a CDS encoding DUF1559 domain-containing protein yields MRRSLRRGFTLIELLVVISIIAVLIALLLPAVQSAREAARRVQCTNNLKQLGLAAHNYLSTHSALIPSVLIPSPIDSWGWGPSGFLSLLPFVEQSTLWNAYNVGAVQPNASGSGYYAQNTTVFNTQVAGYLCPSDSPMRRVTMSNYVGNAGGPFALGGFTGTFIPTNDWDISPNYQSGVLKIAALTDGTSNTSLWSEVLTGHSTPSSVTAGDSNPNNWKRVHFETGLNNPAMTGEAAMALINACKALPPSTIGVGGSRGDWYQSYPRYVNFSMFNHVGTPNTRSCSNNPWGTYGQDVFGSAPPTSNHAGGVNIALADGSVRFVKDTVNQQTWWALGTRAGGEVISADAY; encoded by the coding sequence ATGCGACGTTCCCTCCGCCGTGGCTTCACGCTGATCGAATTGCTCGTCGTCATCTCCATCATCGCCGTCCTGATCGCGCTGCTGCTTCCGGCCGTGCAGAGCGCCCGCGAGGCCGCCCGCCGCGTCCAGTGCACCAACAACCTGAAGCAGCTCGGGCTGGCCGCTCATAATTACCTGAGCACGCATAGCGCGCTGATTCCGTCGGTGCTCATCCCCTCGCCCATTGATAGCTGGGGTTGGGGGCCGTCGGGCTTTCTGAGCCTGCTGCCCTTCGTCGAGCAGAGCACGCTCTGGAATGCGTACAACGTGGGCGCGGTCCAGCCCAACGCCTCGGGCTCCGGGTACTACGCCCAGAACACGACCGTGTTCAACACCCAGGTTGCCGGTTACCTCTGCCCGTCCGATTCCCCGATGCGCCGGGTGACCATGAGCAACTACGTCGGCAATGCCGGCGGCCCCTTCGCCCTGGGCGGCTTCACCGGGACGTTCATCCCGACGAATGACTGGGACATCAGCCCGAACTACCAGAGCGGCGTGCTGAAGATTGCCGCGCTGACGGACGGCACGAGCAACACGTCACTCTGGAGCGAAGTGCTCACCGGCCACAGCACGCCGTCGTCGGTGACGGCCGGCGACAGCAACCCGAACAACTGGAAGCGGGTCCACTTCGAGACCGGCCTGAACAACCCGGCCATGACCGGCGAAGCTGCGATGGCCCTCATCAACGCCTGCAAGGCGTTGCCGCCCAGCACCATCGGCGTCGGTGGGTCCCGCGGCGACTGGTACCAGTCCTACCCCAGGTACGTCAATTTCTCGATGTTCAACCACGTCGGCACGCCGAACACCCGGTCGTGCTCGAACAACCCCTGGGGCACTTACGGCCAGGACGTCTTCGGCTCGGCCCCGCCCACCAGCAACCACGCTGGCGGCGTGAACATCGCGCTGGCCGACGGCTCGGTCCGGTTCGTCAAGGATACCGTCAACCAGCAGACCTGGTGGGCCCTCGGCACCAGGGCCGGCGGCGAGGTCATCAGCGCCGACGCTTATTGA
- a CDS encoding DUF1559 domain-containing protein codes for MRRTRGFTLIELLVVISIIAVLIALLLPAVQSAREAARRAQCINNLKQLGLAAQNYIATYETMPMQCNYNTSETQDSGFSWSWAVAILPQLEQSPLYDSMNFWQGNYGYQATTAGYTQVASLLCPSESIGQRPGYPWASISYVGNFGGPGQIMAYSGTIIPPKDLKLNGDIGTTGWGGGAGLVRISSITDGTSNTAVFSEHLIGIGTNASAAPITPNSPNAKRVIFPGTDSSKINTGAAGATQFAMSCKSLPNTTVANGTASVYLGYNWLLAYPTHVSLVNYMHVNGPNSLQCGNAGDIPYVQFVGPAGSAASSSNHPGGVNVAMADGSVRFIKDTIALPTWWALGSRGLGEVISSDSY; via the coding sequence ATGCGCCGGACTCGTGGATTCACCCTGATCGAGCTCCTCGTCGTCATCTCGATCATCGCCGTCCTGATCGCGTTGCTGCTGCCCGCCGTGCAGAGCGCCCGCGAGGCCGCCCGCCGCGCCCAATGCATCAACAACTTGAAGCAGCTCGGCCTGGCGGCACAAAATTACATCGCGACGTATGAAACGATGCCCATGCAGTGCAATTACAACACCTCCGAGACCCAGGACTCGGGCTTCTCCTGGTCCTGGGCGGTCGCCATCCTGCCCCAGCTCGAGCAGTCGCCGCTTTATGACTCGATGAACTTCTGGCAGGGTAACTACGGCTATCAGGCGACCACCGCGGGATACACCCAGGTGGCGTCGCTGCTCTGCCCCTCGGAGAGCATCGGCCAGCGACCCGGCTACCCCTGGGCGTCGATCAGCTATGTGGGGAATTTCGGCGGTCCCGGCCAGATCATGGCGTATAGCGGCACGATCATCCCGCCGAAGGATCTGAAGCTTAACGGCGATATCGGAACGACCGGCTGGGGGGGAGGGGCCGGCCTCGTCCGCATCTCGTCGATCACCGACGGCACGTCCAACACCGCCGTCTTCAGCGAGCACCTCATCGGGATCGGGACGAACGCCAGCGCCGCCCCGATCACGCCCAACTCGCCCAACGCCAAACGCGTGATCTTCCCCGGAACCGACTCCTCGAAGATCAACACCGGGGCCGCCGGCGCGACCCAGTTCGCGATGAGCTGCAAGAGCCTGCCCAACACGACGGTGGCCAACGGCACCGCATCGGTCTACCTGGGCTACAACTGGCTGCTGGCTTATCCGACGCACGTCAGCCTGGTGAATTACATGCACGTCAACGGGCCGAACAGCCTGCAATGCGGCAACGCCGGCGACATTCCCTACGTCCAGTTCGTCGGGCCGGCCGGCTCGGCGGCGTCCAGCAGCAACCACCCCGGCGGCGTGAACGTCGCCATGGCCGACGGCTCCGTCCGGTTCATCAAGGACACCATCGCCTTGCCGACCTGGTGGGCCCTGGGCAGTCGCGGGCTGGGCGAGGTCATCAGCTCCGACTCCTACTGA
- a CDS encoding alkaline phosphatase family protein: protein MKVFVLGLDGATWDVLNPLIEAGDLPNLARLKGAGASGTLSSIFPPLSPVAWTGVMTGKNSGKHGIFEFLEYSHDPMGGRVNSSRAIKADLVWEVAGRHGKLTVAGGVPMSYPARSAPGFYLGDFLSPANAPDFASDKALFDELQKEVGPYRPWSTTVHDGGNEAAALADLTDFLEHHLKSVEFLARRCDWDLFMYDLMATDRIQHELWHAWDPTHMLAKGRDLSAIRDGFIDFWKRLDDGIGRIEAALPADTALILMSDHGFGPVEWYVNFNVWLLQRGDIALQDSFYVKQKRFFYDRGITPEWFYGLMSKWGGASQRVSRFRGKQMSPLERVAEAGFLSKRHIDWSKTKAYTQGNFGQIFVNQKGRQPQGCVNPEDVRPLLDDLKAGLLEIPHPETGEPLVEKVYEREDLYDGPNSGLAPDLTVVLGDWRYRTIGLYDFTTNKLISPAFGPTGDHRMEGVIVASGPAFRKGAEPVGATLMDVAPTVLHLLGVPVPADMDGRVITEILDPAVVRGVDASTPDHDGEEAGQPAEAMAYSDEEDAAIQQRLADLGYL from the coding sequence ATGAAGGTGTTCGTGCTGGGCCTTGATGGTGCCACCTGGGACGTGCTCAATCCGCTGATCGAAGCCGGCGACCTGCCGAACCTGGCCCGGCTGAAGGGGGCCGGCGCCTCGGGGACGCTCTCGTCGATCTTCCCGCCGCTGAGCCCCGTGGCCTGGACCGGCGTGATGACCGGCAAGAACTCGGGCAAGCACGGGATCTTCGAGTTCCTGGAGTACAGCCACGACCCCATGGGCGGCCGGGTCAACTCGTCCAGGGCCATCAAGGCCGATCTGGTCTGGGAGGTCGCAGGCCGCCACGGCAAGCTCACCGTCGCCGGCGGCGTGCCCATGAGCTACCCGGCGCGGTCGGCCCCCGGGTTCTACCTGGGCGACTTCCTCAGCCCGGCCAACGCCCCCGACTTCGCCAGCGACAAGGCCCTCTTCGACGAGCTCCAGAAGGAAGTGGGCCCTTACCGCCCCTGGTCGACCACCGTGCACGACGGCGGCAACGAGGCCGCCGCCCTGGCCGATCTGACCGACTTCCTGGAGCACCATCTCAAGTCCGTCGAGTTCCTCGCCAGGCGGTGCGACTGGGACTTGTTCATGTACGATCTGATGGCGACCGACCGGATCCAGCACGAGCTCTGGCATGCCTGGGACCCCACCCACATGCTGGCCAAGGGGCGCGACCTGTCGGCGATCCGCGACGGCTTCATCGACTTCTGGAAGCGGCTCGACGACGGGATCGGCCGCATCGAGGCCGCGCTGCCGGCCGACACGGCCCTGATCCTGATGAGCGACCACGGCTTCGGGCCGGTCGAGTGGTACGTCAACTTCAATGTCTGGCTGCTCCAGCGCGGCGACATTGCGCTGCAGGATTCGTTCTACGTCAAGCAGAAGCGGTTCTTCTACGATCGGGGGATCACCCCCGAGTGGTTCTATGGGTTGATGTCGAAATGGGGCGGGGCCTCGCAGCGGGTGAGCCGGTTCCGGGGCAAGCAGATGAGCCCGCTGGAGCGGGTTGCCGAGGCCGGGTTCCTGTCGAAGCGGCACATCGACTGGTCGAAGACGAAGGCGTACACGCAGGGGAACTTCGGCCAGATCTTCGTCAACCAGAAAGGCCGCCAGCCGCAGGGTTGCGTGAACCCTGAGGATGTCAGGCCGCTGCTCGACGACCTGAAGGCCGGGCTCCTGGAGATCCCCCATCCCGAGACCGGCGAGCCCTTGGTCGAGAAGGTCTACGAGCGCGAAGACCTGTACGACGGGCCCAACTCGGGGCTGGCGCCCGACCTGACCGTGGTCCTGGGAGACTGGCGCTACCGGACGATCGGGCTGTATGACTTCACGACCAACAAGCTGATCTCACCGGCGTTCGGGCCGACGGGCGACCACCGGATGGAAGGGGTGATCGTCGCCTCGGGCCCCGCGTTCCGCAAAGGCGCCGAGCCCGTGGGCGCGACCCTGATGGACGTCGCGCCGACGGTGCTGCACCTGCTGGGCGTGCCGGTGCCGGCCGACATGGACGGGCGAGTGATCACCGAGATTCTCGACCCCGCGGTGGTCAGGGGTGTTGATGCCTCGACCCCGGACCACGACGGCGAGGAAGCCGGCCAGCCGGCCGAGGCGATGGCCTACAGCGACGAGGAAGACGCCGCGATCCAGCAGCGCCTGGCCGACCTGGGCTACCTTTGA
- a CDS encoding TlpA disulfide reductase family protein, producing MPRSSRTFLAFVFLFVLATSARADAGATIPTYRLKVGQILNYHAESSTKYGERGFGSSTDWRGWVVRQNPDGGWRVVLRSRSKETTTNAGKTQDDGPASLILVYADLRPDGQFSPNDSLSTQISLANLFPQLPRDAAELSNGWQGTLPLQNGHTEYHRADPPAADPSAFVFESEHHSQMNKVYLSTGGARLTFDRERGLITRSENRHTQDYGVHSKGSGTTELIAIEEQPIEKAATFADEADRFFDLARRRDEMLDEATRDPLRTEALLAQVKATLVEARDTFRLPDFLDQLDALLKKHDRLSTHLHREAKDRAKLMGMDVADWQTTDLDGKPHALKDFRGKVVILDFWNRGCGWCIQAMPQIKQLADDFQGQPVAILGMNTDPDEKDARLVLDVMSLNYPTLKAQEIAETYQVNAYPTLLILDKAGKIADVHIGYSPHLRDRVAASIKALLARE from the coding sequence ATGCCTCGATCATCTCGGACCTTCCTCGCGTTCGTGTTCCTGTTCGTGCTCGCGACCTCGGCGAGGGCCGACGCGGGGGCGACGATTCCCACCTACCGGCTGAAGGTCGGGCAGATTCTGAATTATCACGCGGAGAGCTCGACGAAGTACGGCGAGCGTGGCTTCGGAAGCTCGACCGACTGGCGGGGCTGGGTCGTGCGGCAGAACCCCGACGGCGGCTGGCGGGTGGTGCTCCGCTCCAGAAGCAAGGAGACGACGACCAACGCGGGCAAGACCCAGGACGACGGGCCGGCCAGCCTGATCCTTGTTTACGCGGATCTCAGGCCGGATGGCCAGTTCTCCCCCAATGACTCGCTGAGCACGCAGATCTCGCTGGCGAATCTCTTCCCGCAGCTCCCGCGTGACGCGGCCGAACTGAGCAACGGCTGGCAAGGCACGTTGCCGTTGCAGAATGGGCACACCGAATACCATCGCGCCGATCCGCCCGCCGCCGATCCCTCCGCCTTCGTGTTCGAAAGTGAACACCACAGCCAGATGAACAAGGTTTATCTCTCGACGGGCGGGGCACGTCTGACCTTCGACCGCGAGCGGGGGCTGATCACCCGCTCTGAAAACCGACATACCCAGGATTACGGCGTCCACTCGAAGGGTTCGGGCACCACCGAGCTGATCGCCATCGAGGAGCAACCCATCGAGAAGGCCGCCACCTTCGCCGACGAGGCCGACCGATTCTTCGACCTTGCTCGCCGCCGCGACGAGATGCTCGACGAGGCAACCAGGGATCCATTGCGCACCGAGGCCTTGCTGGCCCAGGTCAAGGCAACCCTGGTCGAAGCCCGCGACACCTTCCGGCTGCCTGACTTTCTCGACCAGCTTGACGCCCTGCTGAAGAAGCACGACCGGCTCTCGACTCACCTCCACCGGGAGGCCAAGGACCGCGCCAAGCTCATGGGCATGGACGTGGCCGACTGGCAGACGACCGACCTGGATGGCAAGCCGCACGCTTTGAAAGATTTCCGCGGCAAGGTCGTCATCCTCGACTTCTGGAATCGAGGCTGCGGCTGGTGCATTCAGGCCATGCCCCAGATCAAGCAGCTCGCGGACGATTTCCAGGGGCAGCCGGTCGCCATCCTGGGGATGAACACCGACCCCGACGAGAAGGATGCCCGCCTGGTCCTCGACGTCATGTCGCTGAATTACCCGACCCTGAAGGCCCAGGAAATCGCCGAGACCTATCAGGTCAACGCCTACCCCACCCTCCTGATCCTCGACAAAGCCGGCAAGATCGCCGACGTCCATATCGGTTATTCCCCGCATCTCCGTGACCGGGTTGCCGCCAGCATCAAGGCCCTCCTTGCCAGGGAATGA
- a CDS encoding DUF1080 domain-containing protein, whose amino-acid sequence MISTTIAAALMLVAQAQEPAGADEGWKPLFNGRDLTGWYTFLQVHGKDKDPDHVITIEDGMIRLYKNAEHGSKVVMGYIGTNDEYGDYHFRFKYRWGKKQFEPRLKLKRDAGLYYHILGKDAVWPRSLQFQVQQTDVGDLIALDQFQVDTWTDPKTLTAEIPTFMPADRGGEVRVMGGKGIAYQGRLPGPIEVEGWNTAEIIVSGDSTTHILNGTVVNRAVKVRLVEDPSKPGESRPITRGRIALEIEAAEVDFRDVEIRSLPAATSAKP is encoded by the coding sequence ATGATCTCCACGACGATCGCGGCGGCCCTGATGCTCGTCGCCCAGGCGCAGGAGCCCGCGGGGGCCGACGAGGGCTGGAAGCCCCTGTTCAACGGCCGGGACCTGACCGGATGGTATACGTTCCTCCAGGTTCATGGCAAGGACAAAGATCCGGATCATGTCATCACGATCGAAGATGGCATGATCCGTCTGTATAAGAATGCAGAACATGGAAGCAAGGTCGTGATGGGATATATCGGTACAAATGATGAATATGGAGACTATCATTTTCGGTTCAAGTACCGCTGGGGCAAGAAGCAGTTCGAGCCCCGCCTGAAGCTCAAGCGTGACGCGGGCTTGTATTATCATATTCTCGGGAAAGACGCGGTCTGGCCCAGGTCGCTCCAGTTCCAGGTGCAGCAGACCGACGTGGGCGACCTGATCGCGCTGGATCAATTCCAGGTCGACACCTGGACCGACCCGAAGACGCTGACGGCCGAGATCCCCACCTTCATGCCGGCCGACCGCGGCGGCGAGGTCCGCGTGATGGGGGGCAAGGGGATCGCGTACCAGGGCCGTCTGCCCGGCCCGATCGAGGTTGAGGGCTGGAACACCGCCGAGATCATCGTGAGCGGCGACAGCACGACGCACATCCTCAACGGGACGGTCGTCAATCGCGCCGTGAAAGTTCGGCTCGTCGAGGACCCCTCCAAGCCGGGCGAGTCGAGGCCGATCACGCGCGGGAGGATCGCGCTGGAGATCGAGGCGGCGGAGGTCGATTTCCGCGACGTCGAGATCCGTTCGCTGCCGGCCGCTACGTCTGCCAAGCCATAA